GATGCCGCGGCTTTCGTGGTTGAGCACGGGCAAGGCAGTTGGCCTGACGCAAATTCATTCCGCAAATACCTACTGCGAGGCTGGCTCCGCCCTGACCGATTACCGAAGACTGCCGAGTTTCCCCGCTCCAAGGCTTGGTTTGACTTTTTTCGGCTACTGACCGCGTCGGGAGAGTATGGCCCGTACAAGATCACCGGGGGCGTGTACTATGATGAACAGTTCTGGGAAACCTACGCCGCCTCATCATTCGATTCCTGCAGACTGGCAATTGAGACACCCATATGAAAGCTTCCGCTGAGAGCCGTCGCATCGGCAATATCATTAAGGCGATCCGCGAAGGTGCGCTGATACCCCGTCCCGATTTTCAACGCCGAGCAGTCTGGACCAACCCAGACAAAGTCGCGTTCATCGACACAATTCTGTCGGGCTACCCATTCCCAGAAATATATATCGCGACACAAAGCGTCGATGTTGATGCTGGCGATGTGGTAGAAATGCTCGTCGATGGGCAGCAGAGAATGCGTACCGTTTTTGACTACTTCACGGGGGTGTCCCCGTTCAAAAACTCCCGCTCCATCACTGCGTTCAAGGACCTGACAAAGGAACAAAAGGAAGCTTTTCTCGCCTACGAGGTTGCGGTTAGAAATCTCGGCATCAATGACGATGAGACTATTCGCGGCATTTTTCGGCGGATGAACCGCACCTCATACAGTCTGAACGATATGGAGCGCTATAACGCAGCTTATCTTGGCCAGTTCAAGAAGTTCTCCGAAGCCCTTGCGGAAGATGACTTCATTAAGGACCACAAGATTTTCAGCTCTACCGACGTAAGGAGAATGCGGGACGTATCGTACATCGCTTCACTGACTGCGACGATGATGTCTAATTATTTTAATCGGGACTCTGAGGTTGAAGAGTTTCTTGAGAACTACAACGAGGAGTTCTCGCAAGCGCAAGAAGTCTATAGCCGGTATCAGGCGGTCTTCGACTTCCTAACGGAGCTTGATTTATCAAGTAAATCGCGAGCCTGGAGGAAGGTGGATTTCTACAACTTGGCGACAGAACTAGATCGCCTTTTGTTTAAGGAAAAGAAACGCCCTGTCCCTGAGGCCGCAAAGGAAGCTCTGGCAAATCTCTACGCAGCAGTAGATGAAGCTCGTGAGAATGCTCCCACCGACCCACTCGTTGAAAAGTATTTCAGCGCTACGTTGCAGAATACCAACGACCGAGCTCAGAGAATCATGCGGGGTGAAGTTCTGAAGGAGATACTTGGCCGTCTTGAGGCTGACGAGTTTGAGGTAGCCATCACCGAATTGCCATTCGACATTGAAGGTCGAGAATCCGACGGAGAGGTCGGCGACGCGTTGGCCAAGGACGATCAAGGCGCAACAGAATCTATACAAGCTGGCCTCATCTAGCCACTCGGTGCTTATTCGGTGTTCAGTGGCAGGCCGAGCACCAGAG
This DNA window, taken from Qipengyuania seohaensis, encodes the following:
- a CDS encoding DUF262 domain-containing protein: MKASAESRRIGNIIKAIREGALIPRPDFQRRAVWTNPDKVAFIDTILSGYPFPEIYIATQSVDVDAGDVVEMLVDGQQRMRTVFDYFTGVSPFKNSRSITAFKDLTKEQKEAFLAYEVAVRNLGINDDETIRGIFRRMNRTSYSLNDMERYNAAYLGQFKKFSEALAEDDFIKDHKIFSSTDVRRMRDVSYIASLTATMMSNYFNRDSEVEEFLENYNEEFSQAQEVYSRYQAVFDFLTELDLSSKSRAWRKVDFYNLATELDRLLFKEKKRPVPEAAKEALANLYAAVDEARENAPTDPLVEKYFSATLQNTNDRAQRIMRGEVLKEILGRLEADEFEVAITELPFDIEGRESDGEVGDALAKDDQGATESIQAGLI